From Acinetobacter sp. ASP199, the proteins below share one genomic window:
- the yhbY gene encoding ribosome assembly RNA-binding protein YhbY produces MASLSIQERKRLRQIGHALNPVVMLGDKGLTENVIEELERALNDHELIKVKVVAEDREARAVLITEIVEATGAEIVQTIGKIALLYKKAPKQNQKLSNLVRFAHLSN; encoded by the coding sequence ATGGCGTCTTTATCTATTCAGGAACGTAAACGTTTACGTCAAATCGGACATGCATTAAACCCAGTGGTAATGCTTGGTGACAAAGGCCTGACTGAAAACGTGATCGAAGAACTTGAGCGTGCGCTGAACGACCACGAACTGATTAAAGTGAAAGTTGTGGCTGAAGATCGTGAAGCACGTGCTGTTCTCATTACTGAAATCGTTGAAGCAACAGGTGCTGAAATCGTACAAACCATTGGTAAAATTGCGTTGCTTTACAAGAAAGCGCCGAAACAGAACCAAAAACTGTCTAACCTTGTTCGCTTTGCGCACTTGTCTAACTAA
- a CDS encoding DOMON-like domain-containing protein produces the protein MASYELNAFDRRFQAISLVGAIEQQGPSTLNVGFWLRDPNQYVLWPELVAAHPRQDFLWEQTCFEIFIGVKDEDFYREINLSPSQAWQAYQFEEYRYPEEMPPQAAYDIDLNQLKRTHYGLNVSLDLTDFMALNKLKWADLFLGLSAVLKTSQGDQYYAMHHSSPEADFHNKRDWLHVF, from the coding sequence ATGGCTAGTTACGAACTGAATGCATTTGATCGTCGTTTTCAGGCGATCTCGCTGGTTGGCGCGATTGAACAACAAGGCCCATCTACATTGAATGTGGGTTTTTGGCTCCGCGATCCGAACCAGTATGTGCTTTGGCCTGAACTGGTCGCAGCACACCCCCGTCAGGATTTCCTCTGGGAACAGACGTGTTTTGAAATTTTTATTGGGGTAAAGGACGAAGATTTTTATCGCGAGATTAATCTCTCTCCTTCTCAGGCCTGGCAGGCCTATCAGTTTGAAGAATACCGTTATCCGGAAGAAATGCCTCCTCAAGCGGCTTATGATATCGACCTGAACCAGCTCAAGCGAACCCATTATGGACTTAACGTCAGTCTGGATCTAACCGATTTCATGGCACTGAACAAGCTAAAATGGGCTGATCTGTTCCTTGGTCTGTCTGCTGTATTGAAAACTTCTCAAGGCGATCAATACTATGCCATGCATCACAGTAGTCCAGAGGCAGACTTCCATAACAAGCGTGACTGGTTGCATGTGTTCTAG
- the carA gene encoding glutamine-hydrolyzing carbamoyl-phosphate synthase small subunit, whose product MSTPAILALADGTIFKGTSIGASGCTTGEVVFNTAMTGYQEILTDPSYAQQLVTLTYPHIGNTGCNEEDAESGRIHKVWANGLIIRDLPLLHSNFRAEQSLGEYLEQHNVVAIADIDTRRLTRILRDKGAQNGCILAGENITEEEALEKARAFGGLNGLDLAKECCDPEGFEWTEGSWTLGKGFAQPEFKFHVVAYDYGVKTNILRMLADRGCKLTVVPAQTPAADVLALNPDGVFLSNGPGDPAACDYAIEAVKTIVEDARNVPVFGICLGHQILALASGAKTVKMPHGHHGANHPVQNIETGTVMITSQNHGFAVDESTLPAALRVTHRSLFDGTNQGIHRTDKPAFSFQGHPEASPGPHDCAPLFDHFIELIEASKK is encoded by the coding sequence TTGAGCACCCCAGCAATTTTAGCCCTTGCCGACGGAACTATCTTTAAAGGTACTTCGATTGGCGCATCGGGTTGTACGACTGGTGAAGTCGTTTTCAACACTGCCATGACTGGCTATCAAGAAATTTTGACTGATCCAAGTTATGCACAGCAGCTTGTAACTTTAACTTACCCACATATCGGTAATACGGGTTGCAACGAAGAAGACGCAGAATCAGGTCGTATTCATAAAGTATGGGCAAACGGTTTAATTATCCGTGACCTTCCTTTATTACACAGTAACTTCCGTGCTGAACAATCACTAGGTGAATATCTAGAACAGCACAATGTAGTGGCTATTGCTGACATCGACACGCGACGACTCACTCGAATTTTGCGTGATAAAGGTGCACAAAACGGTTGTATCCTTGCAGGCGAAAACATCACTGAAGAAGAAGCACTTGAAAAAGCACGTGCATTCGGTGGTCTGAATGGTTTAGACCTTGCAAAAGAATGCTGTGATCCTGAAGGTTTTGAATGGACTGAAGGTTCATGGACTTTAGGTAAAGGCTTCGCTCAACCAGAATTTAAATTCCATGTTGTTGCATACGATTACGGTGTCAAAACCAACATCCTACGTATGCTTGCAGACCGCGGTTGTAAATTGACTGTGGTACCTGCGCAAACTCCTGCTGCTGACGTACTTGCACTGAATCCAGATGGCGTATTCTTATCGAACGGCCCTGGCGATCCAGCTGCATGTGACTACGCAATTGAAGCTGTAAAAACAATTGTAGAAGATGCCCGCAACGTACCAGTATTTGGTATTTGCCTGGGTCACCAGATTCTTGCGCTTGCAAGCGGTGCTAAGACTGTGAAAATGCCTCATGGTCACCACGGTGCCAACCATCCTGTACAGAACATTGAAACTGGTACAGTGATGATTACTTCTCAAAACCACGGCTTCGCAGTGGATGAAAGCACCTTGCCTGCGGCATTGCGTGTGACTCATCGTTCACTGTTTGATGGTACCAACCAGGGTATCCATCGCACAGACAAACCTGCATTCAGCTTCCAGGGTCACCCTGAAGCAAGCCCTGGTCCACATGACTGCGCACCATTGTTCGATCATTTCATCGAACTTATCGAAGCATCTAAGAAGTAA